The following nucleotide sequence is from Deltaproteobacteria bacterium.
GGGCTTGGCAGCACCCATGTTCTTCAGGGCCTTCAAATCACCCGGCCGGGAGATGGTCAGGTTGCTCGAGGCCTCCAGGTACTTGGTCTTCAGATCTTCGGGACACTTGGAGTATTCGTAGATGACGTGACGGGTCTCTATCTTGCCCGTGATCTCGTTCTCAAAGGGGTAGCCGAAAGGCAGAAGCAGCATCTGGACTCCGCCGGAGGCGGTGGGAACAGTCTGAAGCACGGCCGGATCGTTGATCACCTCGGCCTTGGCATCCCATTTGCCGATGACCAGATCGCCATTGATCAGCTTGCAGAGACGGATGTCGTAGCTCATGGCCATTTCTCCTCGGTTGTCGTGTGGGGCTTGGTGAATGCCGTGAATGCAGAGGCCCGGTAGCGGTCCAGGAACGCACGGCGAAAGGGGAGTTCCTATGTACTCTCCCCCCGTGTGTCAAGAAAACGCAGGCCGTAGCGATCAAGGGACGGGGCAGCTCAAGGTCCGGCCTTTGTCCGGCTTCAGCCCAATTTGGACCCGTTGGGGACCGGTCTTTCGGGCACGGCCAAAACGACTCCGTCGGGGCCGTAAAAACCGGTCAGTAAAAACTGAGATCTCATCGGACCGATCTGTTTTTCCGGGAAATTAACAATTCCGATCACCTGACGGCCGACGAGATCGTTGTCTTCATACAGATCCTTGACCCGGGCGCTGGTCTTCAACACCCCCAGTTCAGGCCCGAAATCCACCCAGACCTTCCAGGCCGGACTCTTGGCCTCCGGAAACTCTTCGGCCCGGACTACCGTCCCGGCCCGCAACTCAACCCGCTCGAAATCATCCCAGGCTATGGTCTCCATCTCAATCCTCTCATGA
It contains:
- a CDS encoding tRNA-binding protein, coding for METIAWDDFERVELRAGTVVRAEEFPEAKSPAWKVWVDFGPELGVLKTSARVKDLYEDNDLVGRQVIGIVNFPEKQIGPMRSQFLLTGFYGPDGVVLAVPERPVPNGSKLG